The window ATTTTGACTCACCATAACGTGGAATTTCTCTGCCACCTTTCGATAGGCGTCGCGGAACGGCATCCCGGATTGAACCAGCCGGTAGGCTTCCTCGGTGGCGAATATCTCAGGTGTGCAGGCCTGGCGGCATTTCTCCTCGTCGATTTCTAGCTGCTCGATTACCAGCCTCACAATCGACAGGCTATTCTCCACGATCTCGAATGACTCCATGAGCGGTTTCTTGGTCATCTGCAGGTCCCGGTTATACCCGGACATGAGATTGCCGATGATTCCCTTGATGCGGAACTCGTTGGCGACGACCGTGTGATACTGCGCACGCGCGATCTCGAGCACATCGGGATTGTGCTTCTGTGGCATGATCGAGCTTCCGGTGCACAGGTTTCGCGGGAGCCTGACGAAGCCGAACTCATCCATGGAAAACAGGATCAGGTCCGAGCACATCTTGTTGATGTCGAACATTACGTTGGCGAGCGCCGACACAACGATCGCTTCGAACTTGCCCCTGCTGTTCTGCACGTAGAGCGGGCTTCGCTGCAGCCTGGAGAAACCGAGCTCACGGGCAGTCTGCCGCCGGTCGATTTTGAAGACGGGTATCCCGTATCCTGCCCCTGTCCCCAGTGGGTTCTGGTCCAGCAGCTCGAGGGCCGCCCTGACCATGATTCTGTTGTCGCTCATGCTCTCGGCAGATGCTTCCAGCCATGCGGCGAAGGAGGAGGGCATTGCCTTGCGGGCATGAGTGTATCCGGGCATCCTTGCTCCGCGCAGCCTTCGGGCTTTGCGCCGGAGCGCGCGCGCGCATGAGTCGATCAGGCGCCGCACGCCGAGGAGCCGCTCCCTGCAATACAACCTGACCGCGGTGGCCGCCTGGTCGTTTCGCGATCTGGCCGTATGGATCTTTTTCCCCAGGCTGCCGAGAGTGCGGACGAGATGCTTTTCGATAGCAGTCAATCCGTCCTCATCTTCAGGAGCGATGCGGAACTTCCCCTGCCCGTCCAGTTCGAGGATGCGACGCAGCGCACGCACCAGCTTCTGCCTTTCTGCCTCCGTAAGAACGCCCGCTTTGCGCAGGGCGCCGGCATGGGCGATGGACGCGATGCAGTCATATTTGACGAGCGCCTGGTCGAGCAGGTAGTCGTCCCCCACCGTGTAGCGCTCCACTTCCTGATCGAGCCGGTAACCCTTGTCCCAGAGTTTCATTTCACTCCCCAGGCATGTTTCTTCTTGTTCATGATGGCATTGTGCGCCATCAGACGTATGGCGTTGATCTTGATGAAGCCCGCGGAATCCTGCTGGTTGAACCCGCCCTCGATGTGCATGCTGGACAGGTCCTGATCGTACAGAGAACTTGTCGATTCCCTGCCGGTCACAAACGCATTCCCTTTGTACAGTTTCAGATGCACCTTGCCGTCGATCACCTCCTGGCTCTTATCAATAGCAGCCATGAGGAAATCCATTTCCGGGCTGAACCAGAAGCCGTAATAAATGAGTTCCGAGAGCTTGGCTGTGAGCATGTCACGCAGGCGCATGACCTCACGGTCCATCGCCACCCCCTCGATGTCCTTGTGGGCCACATGGAGGATTGTGCCGCCGGGGGTTTCATAGATGCCTCGCGATTTGATGCCGACATAGCGATTTTCCACCATGTCGACGCGGCCGATACCGTGGCTGCTCCCAAGCTTGTTCAGGTACATGAACAGGGCGAGCGGATCTGTCTCCATGGTCCCGTCGTCCGGATTCTCGACCGTGACCGGGATTCCATCCTTGAACTCGATCGTGATCCTGGCCGGCTGATCAGGCGCGTCTTCAGGATCGACGGTTTTTGAATACACATCTTTTGCGGGTTCGAGTGCGGGATCTTCAAGTATGCCGGCTTCGTGGCTGATGTGAAACAGGTTCTCATCCTCGCTGTATGGCTTTCCTTCAGTTGCCTGGACTTGAATGCCGTGGAGTTCGGCATACTTCAGCAGGTCGGACCGCCCCTTGAATTCTCCCAGGAATTCGGCGTCTTTCCAGGGCGCGAGGACTTTGACGCCCGGTTTCAGTGCGTAATACGAGAGTTCGAAACGCACCTGATCATTGCCTTTGCCGGTCGCGCCATGAGAGACGCACGAGGCGTTTTCGAGGTTGGCAATTTCAATCTGCCGCCTGGCGATCAAGGGCCTGGCAATGGCGGTTCCCAGCAGATATCGCCCCTCGTAGAGCGCATTGGCTTTGATCACGGGGAAGATGTAGCCGGTGACGAACTCCTTCCTCAGATCTTCCACGTACACCCTGGAAGCGCCGGTTTTCAACGCCTTTTCCCTGATCTTGGCGAAATCCTCCTGTTGCCCCACATCGGCGACGTAGGCGACGACATCGTATCCTTTATTGACCAGCCACTTCAGGATCACGGAAGTGTCCAGTCCCCCGCTGTACGCAAGGATGATTTTTTCTTTGCTCATCTGTTTCCTCCGGCCCCCAGGGTCGTGAATTCATATAGAATAGCAAGGCTCGACACCGTTTTCACGCAATCCAGCAATGCTCATTCACATGGTCAAAAAGGTCAAGTTCAACGAGCGGGCCAACTTCGAATTTCGTGCTGAGTTCCTGAACGCCTTCAACAATATCAACTTCATGATCGGGAACCCGAGCAGTGACTGGACCGAACTCGGCAGTTTCGGCAGCACCGGCTTCGGCCGCATCAACAATGCTTACCGTGATCTCTCGACCACGAACGATCCGGGCGGGCGCATGATCCGGTTTGTCGCCCGCATCAACTTCTAATTCCACGTTTCGGTCTGCCTGTCCGGGGGCGCGGCTGCGGGCCGAGCCCGTTTTCTTCCGCCGCTGGTCCTTGCCTCCTTTTCCGGCATCTCTCCGGGTTTT is drawn from Terriglobia bacterium and contains these coding sequences:
- the argH gene encoding argininosuccinate lyase — encoded protein: MKLWDKGYRLDQEVERYTVGDDYLLDQALVKYDCIASIAHAGALRKAGVLTEAERQKLVRALRRILELDGQGKFRIAPEDEDGLTAIEKHLVRTLGSLGKKIHTARSRNDQAATAVRLYCRERLLGVRRLIDSCARALRRKARRLRGARMPGYTHARKAMPSSFAAWLEASAESMSDNRIMVRAALELLDQNPLGTGAGYGIPVFKIDRRQTARELGFSRLQRSPLYVQNSRGKFEAIVVSALANVMFDINKMCSDLILFSMDEFGFVRLPRNLCTGSSIMPQKHNPDVLEIARAQYHTVVANEFRIKGIIGNLMSGYNRDLQMTKKPLMESFEIVENSLSIVRLVIEQLEIDEEKCRQACTPEIFATEEAYRLVQSGMPFRDAYRKVAEKFHVMVSQNRSHRDSPVLKTRMKAKDQRRARRE
- a CDS encoding argininosuccinate synthase, whose translation is MSKEKIILAYSGGLDTSVILKWLVNKGYDVVAYVADVGQQEDFAKIREKALKTGASRVYVEDLRKEFVTGYIFPVIKANALYEGRYLLGTAIARPLIARRQIEIANLENASCVSHGATGKGNDQVRFELSYYALKPGVKVLAPWKDAEFLGEFKGRSDLLKYAELHGIQVQATEGKPYSEDENLFHISHEAGILEDPALEPAKDVYSKTVDPEDAPDQPARITIEFKDGIPVTVENPDDGTMETDPLALFMYLNKLGSSHGIGRVDMVENRYVGIKSRGIYETPGGTILHVAHKDIEGVAMDREVMRLRDMLTAKLSELIYYGFWFSPEMDFLMAAIDKSQEVIDGKVHLKLYKGNAFVTGRESTSSLYDQDLSSMHIEGGFNQQDSAGFIKINAIRLMAHNAIMNKKKHAWGVK